Proteins found in one Hevea brasiliensis isolate MT/VB/25A 57/8 chromosome 18, ASM3005281v1, whole genome shotgun sequence genomic segment:
- the LOC110651993 gene encoding protein BEARSKIN2-like has translation MAMGSSTVGVPPGFRFHPTDEELLHYYLKKKVSFQKFDMEVIKEVDLNRMEPWELQERCRIGSTPQNEWYFFSHKDRKYPTGSRTNRATNAGFWKATGRDKCIRNSYRSIGMRKTLVFYRGRAPHGQKTDWIMHEYRLEDGVDIQGKSSIEDGWVVCKVFKKKNLFKVGNEGGTGCIISSDHQQLNTSSSTIQPRSFMHNKDSQFLVFQSPTTHHHQQAFELNKTELGLHYQYPHMAAITPHYSPLQSQNLMPTHNYSSAPGSGSPVMAKQFISNARDCESGSESFRYPQSSEAGLEVGTCEPANDHQQMGLGRDDDHQRLNEWSMLDGIVTPHLGNDGSSKGVRFEDPNNASSVNPNNHLSLRGEMDFWGHGK, from the exons ACCCCACTGATGAAGAGCTGCTTCATTACTACTTGAAGAAGAaggtttcatttcaaaaatttgacaTGGAGGTCATCAAAGAGGTCGACCTCAATAGGATGGAGCCTTGGGAGTTACAGG AGAGATGTAGAATAGGATCGACTCCCCAAAATGAGTGGTATTTTTTCAGTCACAAGGACAGAAAGTACCCAACCGGATCAAGGACGAATAGAGCAACAAATGCAGGGTTTTGGAAGGCAACAGGAAGGGATAAGTGCATCAGGAACAGCTACAGGAGTATTGGTATGAGGAAAACTCTTGTTTTCTATAGAGGTAGAGCTCCCCATGGCCAGAAGACTGACTGGATCATGCATGAGTACAGGCTTGAAGATGGTGTTGATATTCAAGGAAAGTCATCCATT GAGGATGGATGGGTTGTGTGCAAAGTTTTCAAGAAGAAGAATCTATTCAAGGTTGGCAACGAAGGAGGAACCGGCTGCATCATCTCTTCTGATCATCAACAACTCAACACCTCTTCAAGCACCATTCAGCCTCGAAGTTTTATGCACAACAAGGACAGCCAATTTCTAGTGTTTCAAAGCCCTACTACTCATCATCATCAGCAAGCTTTTGAACTAAACAAAACAGAGCTCGGCCTTCATTATCAGTACCCACACATGGCTGCAATAACACCTCATTATTCTCCTCTCCAATCCCAAAACTTAATGCCAACCCATAACTACTCATCGGCTCCTGGTTCAGGTTCCCCGGTAATGGCTAAGCAATTCATTTCAAACGCTAGAGATTGTGAGAGTGGCAGCGAGAGCTTTAGGTATCCTCAAAGTTCCGAGGCGGGGTTAGAGGTGGGCACTTGTGAACCAGCAAATGATCATCAACAAATGGGTTTAGGAAGAGATGATGATCATCAACGGTTGAATGAATGGAGTATGCTTGATGGCATTGTTACTCCTCACCTTGGAAATGATGGTTCTTCTAAAGGAGTGAGGTTTGAGGATCCTAATAATGCATCATCAGTAAATCCAAATAATCACCTCTCTTTGCGCGGAGAGATGGATTTTTGGGGCCATGGAAAATga